One segment of Acropora muricata isolate sample 2 chromosome 8, ASM3666990v1, whole genome shotgun sequence DNA contains the following:
- the LOC136926212 gene encoding uncharacterized protein — translation MSAKNIPRSERLQKKVWETKDPESRSKKTMFYLVWFPHEFMYSVVEGKSIEEMNPKPRDKVHIKDSNGTWEGIVYTCGSEHHCKNRQQNLEELCEGIDKENESANSQSEEVITSKRKSIPNQTDNTKRRKKVAVIPDSDNGMSDTDEMEGDLQDCEMEFELIRKERQRVNKLLKSSKKDEVEERIEYANRTFEELFQGVYKRLDNITGLLEKIAQGKEVEIGSSLKSCSTPTQAKVERKVQSSARLSSPGQEGASFGSEDMSYDNDPEFNVGGVNLIVDIPAKAKKPTLYATALMSHMFTNEEMREGSVEPKESKGKKALDPTKISLIKKCIRAKFGDKVLERSWPEIRTSMNQKCLDKLKQYRRVSCTDQSSLVKIDGTEKL, via the exons ATGAGTGCAAAAAACATCCCAAGGAGCGAAAGACTTCAGAAGAAAGTTTGGGAGACAAAAGATCCAG AGAGCAGGTCAAAGAAAACTATGTTTTACTTGGTTTGGTTTCCACATGAATTTATGTATTCAGTTGTTGAGGGGAAATCAATAGAGGAAATGAACCCTAAGCCAAGAGACAAGGTCCACATTAAGGACAGCAATGGGACATGGGAAGGCATTGTGTACACTTGTG GGTCAGAACACCACTGTAAAAACAGACAACAAAACCTTGAAGAACTTTGTGAAGGAATTGACAAGGAAAATGAAAGTGCCAATTCACAAAGTGAAGAAGTTATCACAAGTAAAAGGAAAA GTATACCTAACCAAACAGATAATACAAAGAGGAGGAAGAAAGTGGCTGTTATACCAGACAGTGACAATGGAATGTCAGACACTGATGAAATGGAGGGAGACCTACAGGACTGTGAAATGG aATTTGAATTGATAAGAAAAGAAAGGCAGAGGGTGAACAAATTGCTCAAAAGCTCCAAG AAGGATGAAGTGGAAGAACGAATAGAGTATGCAAATAGGACGTTTGAGGAGTTATTTCAGGGGGTGTACAAAAGGCTGGACAATATTACAGGATTATTGGAGAAGATAGCACAAGGGAAGGAAGTGGAAATTGGGAGCAGTTTGAAGTCTTGTTCAACCCCAACTCAGGCCAAAGTAGAGAGGAAAGTG CAAAGCTCAGCACGTCTATCTTCACCTGGGCAGGAGGGTGCCTCCTTTGGATCTGAGGACATGAGCTATGATAATGACCCTGAGTTT AATGTTGGAGGTGTCAATTTGATTGTTGACATCCCAGCAAAGGCCAAGAAGCCCACGCTTTATGCGACAGCTTTGATGTCACACATGTtcacaaatgaagaaatgagAGAGGGGAGTGTAGAGCCCAAAGAATCCAAGGGGAAGAAAGCTCTAGATCCAACAAAAATAAGTCTCATAAAAA AGTGCATTAGAGCCAAGTTCGGTGATAAAGTGTTGGAAAGAAGCTGGCCTGAAATAAGGACGTCCATGAATCAAAAGTGCTTGGACAAGTTGAAGCAGTATAGGCGTGTTTCATGTACTGATCAGAGTTCTTTAGTAAAGATTGATGGCACTGAGAAACTTTAA